AGACAAGCTCCTGATCATCGTGATTTCGCTTCTTCTGATGGTTATCCTCTGGATCTTCGTGAACAAGACCCTTATCGGGACGGCCATGCGGGCAGTTGCCGACAACAGGGACGCGGTCCAGCTCATGGGGATCAACCTCAACCTCATCATCGCTACCACCTTTGCCGTCGGCTCGGCGCTCGCCGCAGCCGGCGGCATCTTCTTCGGCCAGGCCTACTCCATCGACCCGTACATGGGGATCGATCTCGGGTGGAAAGCGTTCATCGCCGCGGTTATCGGCGGGATCGGCTCCATCGAAGGGGCGGTGATCGGTTCTTTCCTTCTGGCCGGCGTCGAGGTCGTCACCGTCGCCTATCTTTCCTCCAATCTGAAAAACGGCATCGCCTTCGGCCTCCTTATCATCCTCCTTCTGATACGGCCCAACGGGATCATGGGTAGGGCCGAACTGAAAAAGGTATGAAAATGGGAGAACCACGGAAAACGCACGTCACCTTCCGCAACGTTGCCGTCGCCACACTGATAGTTGCCGCTCTCGTGCAGCTCCTCGGAAATGCCGGCCTCTTCAACAACTACTACCTGCACATTCTGGCGATCATCGGGATGAATATCATCCTGGTGGCGAGCCTCAATCTGGTGAACGGGTACATGGGGGAGTTCGCCCTCGGGCACGCCGGTTTCATGGCTGTGGGCGCCTACGCCGCGGCGCTCATCGCGCTGAAGCTTCCCCTTCCCGCGCTGGCGCGCCTCCCCCTTTCTCTCGCGGGTGGGGTCCTCGCTGCGGGGCTCGTCGGCTACCTCGTGGGGCTGGTGACCTTCAAGACGGTCGGGGATTACCTGGCGATCATTACCCTCGGCTTCAACATGATCATCGTGAACGCCATCCAGAACATCGATTACCTCGGTGGTCCGCGAGGGCTCACCGCGATCCCCAAGGGGACCAATCTGGTGACGGTGGCGGTGTGCACGGTCCTGACGTACTGGATTTTGCGCAACCTGGTCGATTCGATCTACGGCCGGATGTGGCTCTCCATCAGGGAGAACGCCATCGCCGGCGAGCTGATGGGGATCGACGTGAACCGGGTAAAGAACCTCGCCTTCACCATCGCCGCCGCCTTCGCGGGTCTGGCGGGGGGGCTCTACGCCCAGTATCAGCAGTTCATCACCCCGAAGAGCTTCGATTATCTGAAGACGACCGACATCCTGGTCATGCTCTACCTGGGGGGGATGGGAAGTCTTTCCGGCTCCATCCTCGGAGTCGTGTTCTACACCCTCCTCATGGAGCTCCTGCGCAACATCCTCGGCATCGTTGCCCCGCAACTGGCGGACATGCGCATGCTCCTCAGTCCTTTGATCCTCGTACTCATCATGCTGACCCGTCAGTACGGACTCATGGGGAATCGCGAGTGGCGCTGGCTGCTGCCGGATGAAAAAAAGGCGGAGGGAAGCGATGCTTAAGGTAGAAAATCTCTCCAAGTCCTTCGGCGGCCTTGCGGCGACCCAGGAGTTCTGCCTCGATCTGGGTCCCGGCGACATCCAGGGGATCATCGGCCCCAACGGGGCGGGGAAGACCACCGTCTTCAACCTGATCACCGGGATCTACCGCCCCGACACCGGCCAGGTCAGGCTCTGTGAAGAGGAGGTTGCCGGTCTCCGCTCCGATGCGATCTCCCGCCGCGGCATCGCCCGTACCTTTCAAAACATACGCCTTTTCGGAAAGATGACGGTGTGGGACAACGTCCTCATTGCCTTTCACCAGCGTATCGGCTACGGACTCTTCGACGCGATCTTCCGTCTCCCTCTCTTCAAGATGCGGGAGCAGCAGGTCTGCTCCGAGAGCATGGAATTCCTCGAGCGCTTCGGCCTTGCCGACCGCCGTCATGAACTGGCCGAGAACCTCCCGTACGGCGAGCAGCGGCGCCTGGAGATAGCCCGGGCGCTGGCCACCAATCCGCGCATCCTCCTCCTGGACGAGCCGGCAGCCGGCATGAATCCGGTCGAGGTGGAGGGGCTGATCGGGCTGATTCGCGACATCCACCGGGACTTCGATCTTTCCATCCTCCTCATCGAGCACCACATGCCGGTAGTCCTGAAGCTCTGCCGTCACGTCCAGGTGATGGACTTCGGGAAAACGATAGCTGCCGGAGACCCGCATGCAGTGACGAGCGATCCGCTGGTCATCAAGGCGTATCTGGGAGATGAGGAGGAAGGGCTATGAGTCTGCTGGAGATAAAGGGTCTCACCGTCTCCTACGGCGCCATAAAGGCGCTGCAGGGGATCGACCTGACGATCGAGGAAGGGGAGATCGTCTCCCTTTTGGGAGCAAACGGGGCGGGGAAGACCACCGCGCTGCGGGCTGTTTCACGCCTTCTCCCCATAGAACGGGGGGACATCCTCTTTCAGGGGAAGAGCATCGCCGCGGTGCCTGTCCACTCAATCGTCTCTCTCGGCATCGCCCACGTCCCCGAAGGGAGGGGCATCTTCCCGAGCCTTACCGTGCTGGAAAACCTGAAGCTGGCGACCTGGACCTGCAAGGAGAAGAGCAGGATTCCCGATCTGCGCCGGGAGGTGTTCCGGTTGTTTCCGCGGCTGGAGGAGCGCAAGTCCCAGCTTGCCGGCACCCTGAGCGGCGGCGAGCAACAGATGCTTGCACTTGGCCGTGCCATGATGACCGACTGCAAGGTGATGCTTCTGGACGAGCCGTCCATGGGGCTTTCGCCCCTTCTCGTGAAGGAAGTTTTCCGGATCATCAGGGAGATCAACGCGAAGGGAACGACCATCCTCCTGGTGGAGCAAAACGCCAACATGGCGCTGAAGATAGCCGATCGCGGCTACGTTCTGGAAACGGGCAGGATCGTTCTGGAAGGAAGTGCAAGGGATCTGGCCCACGACCCGCGGGTGAAGGAAGCGTACCTGGGGCATCAGGAAGGAGAGGAAGGGGGCGGCCGCCCGGAAGTAAATGTGCCCCTCTCACCGCCGCCACTTTCTGCTGGATACAGTGAGAGCACAATTTCTTGATGAAGCTCATAAAGGGGCACCTGAAAAGAAACGCCGGATGGTTTTGCCGCCACCCGGCTTTTTTTTGACCCTGGGGTCAGGCTTTGCATTTGGGGATTTGAACGCGACTTAACCAGGGTCAGGCTTTGCATTTGGTGATTTGGGAGCAGATCTCTGCTTTCTCCGTGAGAACGGTACTGTCGGCCTTAGTCTTAGCCTGCGTTTCTAGTCGCTGTGCTGCAGCGCTGAGAGTCGAGACATCCCTTCCTGTGAAGCGTGCAAGTTCCGTCAGCGTGCACGACGGCAGGTCCTGAACAATCCACGCCGCCATTCCCCTCGCACGCGAAGAGACCCTGTTCTTCCCTCGCTGCGCAAGCACGCCAGGCTCAATGTTGAGCCGAGTGCAGACTGCGGAGATGACATCTCCAACCGAGATTTTTGGGGACTCGCCAATGCCTGCTTGCCTCGGCAGGTGCCGAACGAACTCCTTCCCCGCAAGGATTCTACGGTCGTCATTGCCCTCCCCATGGAAGTCGCTCCTTCTTCCCTCACTGGTGCCGGCTTCCACAAACCGCTTGTACGCCTCAGTTGCTACCTCTCGGTCTTTTGAAAATTGACTGAGCACGTGATCCGTAGACAGCCACGGAATTACCGCCTCCTGCGAATAGGCCGCATGGCCACTCCAACGGTACTCCGAAGGCGAGGGCGCTATTCCCGCTCGTACGGGATTGAGGTGGACGTAACGTACAAGTTCAAGAAGATAGCAATCTGCATCCACGAGAATAGCCTTGTATCTGCCCTGGAAGATATGGCCGACGCGTGTGTGGCGCCAATTAACCCATTGGGTATAGCGAAACGAGAGGTTATGGATGATGCGGGAGAGGGTGATGCGTCCTACCTGCATGACCAGATGGAGGTGATTGGGCATGAGGCAGAATGCGTGAATTGTGTGCTGAAAACGATCAATTCCCTCCTGCAGGAGGAGGCACAACCTTAATCGGTCCTCCTCCGCAAAAAAAATATCTGCTCTGCAATTGCCGCGGAGGATGACGTGATAAAATGCGCCGGGGTAATGGATGCGAGCTTTGCGGGCCATAAAGGATCCATTGGGTCCAGCTGTAGTTAGCGTTGATGTTACGAAACTGTAACTCCGGAATCCAGATATGCAAAGCCTCCCGCCCCGACTCCTCCGAGATCAAATGCCCAAATGCAAGGCCTGACCCCAGCAGAGCCATAAAACGCGAAGCCTGACCCCACCGATGCTGATGGCCCCAATCATGTGACCCGCATCTCAAATGCCCAAATGCAAAGCCTGACCCCAGCAGAGGCAGTGCTGGTAGGTGGATTCTATTCTTAATTGCACCAGTTGATGTAAAAGCAGGACATGACAGGCAAATCTGGTAGTGTGTGAAGCGCGACCAACACATACCCCAGGAGGAGCCCGCCATGTCCCACACGCATCTTACAGAAAATGAGCGATATGTCATCAGCCATTTGAAGGTGGCGAAATTTAGCCTTCGCGAAATCGGCCGTAGGCTTGGACGCCATCACACAAGCATCATGCGCGAGATTGCGCGCAACGGCCCGACATACCCCGATGGAGTTTACTGGTACACCTTCACGCATGGCACTGCGCTTAAACGTCGTCACCAGCCCAGGTCTTTCCGGCGGCAGGACAACGCCGATCTGGTCGCTTACGTTGAAGAGAAATTGATGCTGGATTGGCCACCTGAAGCCATTGCCGCCAGGCTCAAAATGGATTTCCCAATGGACCGGGCGATGCGCATCAGTCATGAAACCATCTACCGCTGGATTTACCTAGACGCCAGAGAAGGTGGCGAGCTTCACAAGCATCTTCGCCGTCGGAGGCGGAATCGCCGTAGGCAAACGCGCTACTGCGCAGGACGGCGGTTCATTCCGGGTCGAGTCTCAATTAAGGAGAGGCCGGCAGTAGTTGGTACCAGAGAACGATTTGGGGACTGGGAAGGCGACACGCTGCACGGTGCGAAAGGCGCAGGAAACCTTGCCACGTACGTTGAGCGCAAGAGCCGCTTTTTACTTGCCGCAAGACTCGCAGACAGAAGGGCCGCAACCATGACGGATCATAGCGCGAGGTGCTTCAGCCCTCTGCCCGAGATCCTCTGCCAGACAGTAACCGTTGATAACGGTAGTGAGTTTGCGGAATTCAAAGATCTGGAAACTAAGACAGGGCTTACCGTGTATTTCGCGGATCCTTATGCGTCTTGGCAGCGTGGCACCAATGAGAACACAAACGGCATCTTGCGGCACTACTTTCCGAAGGGGTTCGACTTCAGGACCCTATCAGAGGAAGAAATTCAGCAGGTCGTGAAACAGGTCAACGATCGACCACGAAAGTGCCTCGGCTACCGGACTCCTGCGGAAGTTCTGCGTGCATCATTCGGTGGTGCATTTACAACTTGAATTCACCGTATTGACCTGTTGGGAAAGGTGTAATATCCTCCTCAGAATCTTTACAGGGCACCAAAAGGTTGCTCTAGCTTAAGGAAATGTCGCTGCCTCAATACATTTCGGAAACTCCACTACTCGCGGCTGATCAAGTACCATCTGTTTGTCTTATTATCCAGGAGGGGCTGCTTATGTCATTATCACTGCCTGAAAGGGATTGGAAGTACCTGCGGAATCTGCGGGAAACGCTTCTTGCCACTCTTTACCGACGAATCAACGAATCGGCTGCACAGATTTTGGCGTCTGCAACTCTGTCTGAACATGAGAAATATGTGAAGCTGTACAAACACATGGAAGATTCGGACCGGGTGGTGGCGGATTGCTTTGACGACTGGCGGCGCTCCAACCTTTTGATCAAACTGTTACTTCTCCGCCAGCATAAGCTGCTTTCGGAGGAGCAACTAAGCGGTTTGTCCGGTGAGGTTCGCGCCCGCCTCCAACTCCTACCCTAGCCGCAACTCGAGGCGGTGGGGGAGATTCAGCCTTGTCACCGCCTTCCATTTCGCCTGGAGAAACTGGTACATCCATCCTCCGTCTGCCGATCCGGA
The DNA window shown above is from Geomonas sp. RF6 and carries:
- a CDS encoding branched-chain amino acid ABC transporter permease, with translation MIETAIQQIFNAAQLGAVYALIALGYTMVYGTIRLINFAHGDIFMLGGFIGFLLVTLIPGLPVAVMIPLAMLLTAMVGVLIERAAYRKLRGAQRMSLVITALGVGIFLENLVRILVGPQARQIPAQLPNKVLKLANGVVITEDKLLIIVISLLLMVILWIFVNKTLIGTAMRAVADNRDAVQLMGINLNLIIATTFAVGSALAAAGGIFFGQAYSIDPYMGIDLGWKAFIAAVIGGIGSIEGAVIGSFLLAGVEVVTVAYLSSNLKNGIAFGLLIILLLIRPNGIMGRAELKKV
- a CDS encoding branched-chain amino acid ABC transporter permease yields the protein MGEPRKTHVTFRNVAVATLIVAALVQLLGNAGLFNNYYLHILAIIGMNIILVASLNLVNGYMGEFALGHAGFMAVGAYAAALIALKLPLPALARLPLSLAGGVLAAGLVGYLVGLVTFKTVGDYLAIITLGFNMIIVNAIQNIDYLGGPRGLTAIPKGTNLVTVAVCTVLTYWILRNLVDSIYGRMWLSIRENAIAGELMGIDVNRVKNLAFTIAAAFAGLAGGLYAQYQQFITPKSFDYLKTTDILVMLYLGGMGSLSGSILGVVFYTLLMELLRNILGIVAPQLADMRMLLSPLILVLIMLTRQYGLMGNREWRWLLPDEKKAEGSDA
- a CDS encoding ABC transporter ATP-binding protein yields the protein MLKVENLSKSFGGLAATQEFCLDLGPGDIQGIIGPNGAGKTTVFNLITGIYRPDTGQVRLCEEEVAGLRSDAISRRGIARTFQNIRLFGKMTVWDNVLIAFHQRIGYGLFDAIFRLPLFKMREQQVCSESMEFLERFGLADRRHELAENLPYGEQRRLEIARALATNPRILLLDEPAAGMNPVEVEGLIGLIRDIHRDFDLSILLIEHHMPVVLKLCRHVQVMDFGKTIAAGDPHAVTSDPLVIKAYLGDEEEGL
- a CDS encoding ABC transporter ATP-binding protein; this encodes MLEIKGLTVSYGAIKALQGIDLTIEEGEIVSLLGANGAGKTTALRAVSRLLPIERGDILFQGKSIAAVPVHSIVSLGIAHVPEGRGIFPSLTVLENLKLATWTCKEKSRIPDLRREVFRLFPRLEERKSQLAGTLSGGEQQMLALGRAMMTDCKVMLLDEPSMGLSPLLVKEVFRIIREINAKGTTILLVEQNANMALKIADRGYVLETGRIVLEGSARDLAHDPRVKEAYLGHQEGEEGGGRPEVNVPLSPPPLSAGYSESTIS
- a CDS encoding transposase; this encodes MARKARIHYPGAFYHVILRGNCRADIFFAEEDRLRLCLLLQEGIDRFQHTIHAFCLMPNHLHLVMQVGRITLSRIIHNLSFRYTQWVNWRHTRVGHIFQGRYKAILVDADCYLLELVRYVHLNPVRAGIAPSPSEYRWSGHAAYSQEAVIPWLSTDHVLSQFSKDREVATEAYKRFVEAGTSEGRRSDFHGEGNDDRRILAGKEFVRHLPRQAGIGESPKISVGDVISAVCTRLNIEPGVLAQRGKNRVSSRARGMAAWIVQDLPSCTLTELARFTGRDVSTLSAAAQRLETQAKTKADSTVLTEKAEICSQITKCKA
- a CDS encoding IS30 family transposase gives rise to the protein MSHTHLTENERYVISHLKVAKFSLREIGRRLGRHHTSIMREIARNGPTYPDGVYWYTFTHGTALKRRHQPRSFRRQDNADLVAYVEEKLMLDWPPEAIAARLKMDFPMDRAMRISHETIYRWIYLDAREGGELHKHLRRRRRNRRRQTRYCAGRRFIPGRVSIKERPAVVGTRERFGDWEGDTLHGAKGAGNLATYVERKSRFLLAARLADRRAATMTDHSARCFSPLPEILCQTVTVDNGSEFAEFKDLETKTGLTVYFADPYASWQRGTNENTNGILRHYFPKGFDFRTLSEEEIQQVVKQVNDRPRKCLGYRTPAEVLRASFGGAFTT